The following are encoded together in the Cyanobacterium aponinum PCC 10605 genome:
- the mazG gene encoding nucleoside triphosphate pyrophosphohydrolase yields the protein MTKFASHANQKILTALERLIDIVAKLRSPLGGCPWDLAQTQESLIPYIIEEAYEAVDAIYSQNQAEIAEELGDLLLQVVLQAQIAQENEYFTLEDIAEGISEKLIRRHPHVFGDVEVASEEEVHHNWEKIKQEEKQKTHALLSEKLKTYVRSLPPLMATLKISKQAAKAGFEWENVEGVWDKFQEELKEFQEAIIKGDLQHAETELGDLLFTVVNLGRWYGIDPTVALQGTNNRFIQRLSLMEQKCDRPLQEYSLTELEVLWQSAKKQLSIDE from the coding sequence ATGACCAAATTTGCCAGTCACGCTAATCAAAAAATCTTAACGGCATTAGAACGCTTGATCGACATAGTAGCCAAGTTGCGATCGCCTCTAGGGGGATGTCCATGGGATTTAGCCCAAACTCAAGAATCTTTAATTCCCTACATTATTGAAGAAGCATACGAAGCAGTGGACGCTATTTACTCTCAAAATCAGGCAGAAATAGCGGAAGAATTGGGAGATTTACTATTACAGGTGGTTTTACAAGCACAAATTGCTCAAGAAAATGAATATTTCACCCTTGAAGATATTGCCGAGGGTATCAGTGAAAAACTAATTCGCCGTCATCCCCACGTTTTTGGTGATGTTGAGGTAGCAAGTGAAGAAGAAGTACATCATAACTGGGAAAAAATTAAGCAAGAAGAAAAACAAAAAACCCATGCTTTATTAAGTGAAAAACTCAAAACTTATGTGCGTAGTTTGCCTCCTCTGATGGCAACCTTAAAAATTTCTAAACAGGCGGCAAAAGCGGGATTTGAGTGGGAAAATGTAGAAGGAGTGTGGGATAAGTTTCAGGAAGAATTAAAAGAATTTCAAGAAGCTATTATTAAAGGTGATCTACAACACGCCGAAACGGAGCTAGGTGATTTATTATTTACAGTAGTTAACTTAGGGCGTTGGTATGGGATTGACCCCACTGTTGCCCTACAGGGAACAAATAATCGTTTTATTCAAAGGCTTTCCCTCATGGAACAAAAATGCGATCGCCCCTTGCAAGAATATTCTTTGACTGAATTAGAAGTTCTTTGGCAATCTGCCAAGAAACAATTATCTATTGACGAGTAA
- a CDS encoding TrmH family RNA methyltransferase: protein MLISVQNPLVKQVRKLHNSKERHRQNLHLLEGTNLISVALEVSYPLVTVLTTELWQKKNPFLWEKLQSQGERVETVSEEVMTKLATTVNPDGVVATAKRDSVVSHPRQNLQLGLILDRIQDPGNLGTIIRSSVAMGVDFIWLSRDCVDLDNPKVMRASVGEWFKIKAKVEDNLSLLITEYQEKGYQIIATDLQGDIKPWQVDLTAPTIILMGNESRGLSANLKNLATHKLKIPLFNDVESLNVGIASSLILHERMRQIEVRG from the coding sequence ATGTTAATCAGTGTGCAGAATCCCCTTGTTAAACAAGTTCGCAAACTACATAATAGTAAAGAAAGACATAGACAAAATTTGCATCTGTTAGAAGGCACTAATTTAATTTCTGTGGCATTGGAAGTCAGTTATCCCTTAGTCACGGTGTTAACTACTGAGTTATGGCAGAAAAAAAATCCTTTTTTATGGGAAAAATTACAGAGCCAAGGGGAAAGAGTTGAAACGGTTTCTGAAGAAGTGATGACGAAACTAGCAACTACCGTCAATCCTGATGGGGTGGTGGCAACCGCTAAACGGGATTCGGTGGTGTCTCATCCTCGGCAAAATTTACAATTGGGGTTAATTCTCGATCGCATCCAAGACCCCGGAAATTTAGGTACTATCATTCGTAGTAGCGTGGCCATGGGTGTAGATTTTATCTGGTTAAGTCGAGATTGTGTCGATCTGGATAATCCCAAAGTAATGAGAGCTTCGGTGGGAGAATGGTTTAAGATTAAGGCAAAGGTAGAAGATAATTTATCACTTTTAATTACCGAATATCAAGAAAAAGGTTATCAAATTATTGCCACTGATTTACAAGGAGATATAAAACCGTGGCAAGTTGATTTAACCGCTCCCACGATTATACTTATGGGAAATGAGTCCAGAGGATTATCGGCAAATTTAAAAAACTTAGCCACTCACAAGCTCAAAATTCCCTTATTTAATGATGTGGAATCCCTTAACGTTGGGATCGCATCTTCTCTGATCTTACATGAGAGAATGAGACAAATTGAAGTTCGGGGTTAG
- a CDS encoding glycosyltransferase family 2 protein: MDLDILSMTLIFRWLIGWILMWNLPRLPDIAVIGSPKVSVLIPARNEEKSLPHLLTALNNQSFKPYEIIVIDDQFIDNTANIAQQTGVKVIQNNFLPKGWTGKNWALKTGYNNSSGDILVFLDADTEPGQDLLRRLVATVQHLGGLVSIQPYHRTERPYEQLAMLFNLVGLMSVKLGARGGVAFGPAMATSRENYELVGSHEVVAKYVVEDWFMAHAYENSGLPVSAYIGYEQLNYRMYPDNIQNLIDGFDKNFATAAGEVSWVRMFAVLLWLSGLFWAAWCFPASLFGLPMVGNQSLLYNGVLYFAFAIQLAIVIKPVGSFRLTTFFFPIPVVFFLAVFIKSILKLKHGQIEWKGRKISTRIQSK, from the coding sequence ATGGATCTAGATATTCTGTCCATGACCTTGATATTTCGTTGGCTAATAGGCTGGATATTAATGTGGAATTTGCCAAGACTTCCAGACATTGCAGTTATTGGTTCACCGAAAGTATCAGTCTTAATTCCAGCAAGAAATGAAGAAAAATCTCTTCCTCATTTACTAACCGCATTAAACAATCAGTCTTTCAAACCTTACGAAATTATCGTTATTGATGACCAGTTCATCGATAACACTGCTAACATCGCTCAACAAACAGGTGTAAAAGTAATACAAAATAATTTTTTGCCAAAGGGTTGGACAGGAAAAAATTGGGCTCTCAAAACAGGTTACAATAACTCATCAGGAGATATTCTTGTATTTCTTGATGCTGATACAGAACCCGGACAAGATTTACTTCGTAGATTAGTGGCGACAGTTCAACACTTAGGAGGTCTAGTTTCCATCCAGCCTTATCACCGCACTGAACGTCCCTACGAACAGTTAGCAATGCTATTTAATCTTGTTGGTTTAATGTCTGTTAAACTGGGGGCAAGAGGAGGTGTGGCTTTTGGTCCAGCTATGGCTACTAGCAGAGAAAACTACGAACTTGTCGGTAGCCATGAAGTCGTAGCCAAGTACGTTGTAGAGGACTGGTTCATGGCTCATGCCTATGAGAATTCAGGACTTCCAGTAAGTGCATACATTGGCTATGAGCAATTAAATTATCGTATGTATCCAGATAACATACAAAATCTTATTGATGGTTTTGACAAAAATTTTGCCACTGCGGCGGGGGAGGTTTCTTGGGTAAGAATGTTCGCTGTTTTACTTTGGCTTTCAGGATTGTTTTGGGCGGCTTGGTGTTTTCCTGCATCCCTATTTGGTTTACCCATGGTGGGAAATCAATCTCTACTGTATAACGGTGTACTTTATTTTGCCTTTGCTATACAGTTAGCGATAGTTATAAAGCCCGTTGGTTCTTTTAGATTAACCACTTTTTTCTTCCCTATTCCAGTTGTTTTTTTTCTTGCAGTGTTTATAAAATCAATTTTAAAACTCAAACATGGTCAAATAGAATGGAAAGGAAGAAAGATAAGCACG